The sequence TGCACAATTCTTGCCCATCTTATGAAAAAATTGGCCCAACCAATGTGGAAATGAAATGCGGCACCTACTCTCAATCGACTGTTCTCTTTATTTACCTACACTTTTTCTCCATCTCTTCCGTCGATGTTTTGTACGTGGCTCTCCATTCGAGGCTTTGTGCCTCACTGCAGAATATTAATTCTACAGGGTTGGAGGATTGGCCTTCCTGAATAGCTGTTGCAGAGCAAGCCGCTTATTCTCACCCACCGAATGTTCGTCTCTTAAAGAGGGAGTATCTGGATCTGCCTTTCTCAAACAGAAACCAAAAAGCTTTGCATCTTTTCCTGCTGCAGATGGGTACTGGTTGACTGCACTTGAACCGGATGATGTAGCAATCCTGTCTTTCCAGTACTGGCTGCTCAGGTGGCCGGGATCGAGAGCCTCAATAGCCTAAAGGTTACATAGATTGAAAATCAGATACCATCATACCAAGGTCAATATCCAATGCATGCATTGGAACCACAGAAAATTATTGAAGATTGTTTTATTCCCAAGGAGATTTATTCGTTGCTCGTAAGAACATGAGCTTCTGTCAAGTAGATGCGAGAGCACATATACTTTCCAATTACCCCAAGTCCAAAGGGCTAAAAAGACGTAATCATGCTGAAAACAGATGAATTAAGGCGCCGTATTTTGTTTTCTGAAAGGCTAAATTCAAATAGAATAAAGGCAACTTCTTTTTGTAATAAGATCGCCATCTCAAAAACTAATGTAAGGCTCATAAAGATTGCATTTTTGACTAAACGGGCTAGAACTTTTTTAGATTACCTAAACATTTCGATGAGTTTCTAGCTTAAAAGTGTGCCGGAACAACGAGGTTCTAGCATGGTTAGTCTTACCTTGCCTAGGGCTAAACAAAACCATGCTTTTGTAGGTACGCGACAATATTTGTACAATTTTCCAGAGATTGACTTCAAAGAAGTCCGAAACAAAAAGGTAAATGAATCTGATTGGAACACAAGAAATGAATATATAAACCAATAGTTGGATTAAAGGCCATGGAGTAGCTTTACCTCAATAATAGGTGGTGAGAGAAACCCAAACATTTCAAGCCCATTGATGCTCTGTGCAGCTTGCACTGGGGGCAGATGTCTTTCCCCGGAGTTTTTACGCCGTGCAATTTCTTTATTTACTCGCTGCAACACCATTTTCCAACACTCCTCTGCAGAGGCAGTTGTGAAGCTCTCATTTGGATGTTCTTCTAAGGTAACCTGAAATTTATGGTAAGAGAAGGCATACAAAAGTTTAGAAGATTACTtatcaactctttttttttttaatccggGACTACTTATCAACATAAGTTAGGGTTACAGCAGCTCTTTCAATCTCAACTCTTGATTCTAAATAAAACCTAATAAATCCTAGCCACCCAAACTGATTAAAAGTCACAAACTAGTCACATGACTCTTTAAAAGATAACTACTAACCCATAAACTAAAATAAAGCTAGATACTCTTGCATCAAGATTACTGGTCTGTATGTGTTAACGAGTATATGCCGCCCACGTGTGCGTGTTCTCTGCCATGACTATCATTTTAGCCCATTAAGGAATGTAAGAGATGAAAAACTCCTGTAAAAATGTTCAAACAGTGATTTTAAACCCCGTGGTGGAACTTAACTCTCACAGCTTTAACAGTCAAACACCAATCGCTGGAAACAAGAAAGCATAGTGAAACAGCTTGTTGGATCAAGCAGGCCAAAACTTTGAATATGAAAAACTGGATGGTGAAAATTGACTTTTTCAGCTTGGCAAGGCCTTTTGCAATCTTAGAACTGAATGAACAGTGCTATATGAACATTGTTTGAATCAAAAGACCATCGTTCAATCATCATGCTAAAACCATTTATTGGATAGTAAGCTCACCATCATGCTAAAACCATTTCCAGACTTCCAGTCAACAGAACAAATTTACAAAAGGACATAATTGAAGGAGACACTTCTGAgatgtaaattgaaaaagaacaaTGCTGTAAAACCAACCTTAAACAGAGGCCCGAGGAACCCAGCATCCAGTACTTCAGAGATATAGCTACAAACTTTTGCCGGATTAAGCACACTGAAAAACTTTACGCGGCTTTTAAATCCTGtacaatagcaaccaaaattaGAGGTATGTAGTAGTTCTCCcataagagaaaaaagaaactgaTTGAGTCTTACAGCAGCTTACCTTTGGGGAATATAGCCTGTGAATTGCACCATGGCTTCCCAGACATGACAGATCCAAAACTTAAAGGTACAACGGAAAAATCCAGCCTTCCTACAAGGTAGCTTTGGTCAGCAACCTTTAAATCTGAGATATCAACGTCATTAGATTTCAATGAGATGTTTGATGACGCCACTGAATTTGCACTGGGAACCAAAAGATCGACTCCAAACAATTTTTTTCCACCATTTGAACAGCCATGCCTAACAACTGATGATGAAGATAGATCTCTATTTGGTTCATGAGATTCAGATGAATTAAAATCACAGTCAAGCACAACAATATCTATTTGTTTTGCTGCGTCCGAACTGCAAATTTTCTTTCGCTTGCACACTGACATTTGTATCTCCTCCGCATCTGAGATATCTTTGGTATCATAGCTTTTGGACACATAAATCACTCCACTTTCATGATCAGCAGAATCAACATCAAGATTCAAATCAGGACATCCCTGTTGCCCCACGTTTACTTCTTTGCCCTTGACCAGACAATCATTTGAGGTGCTGACGTGGTGATCAGTAGTTAAATGAGACACACTTGAAGATTGGAGAGCTGACTGGACTTCTTCTGACAAAACATGACTACTTGAACGAATAGGAGCAGAAGTGTCTATAACCTCTTCTGCAACAGGGGAACATGACAAATTTTGTTTCACAGGTGAGTCAGGTCTAAATAGCTCTCCTTTTGCATCCAACTCATCTGCAGGAGCACCTTTCTCGTTGACAGAAATAGTTCCAAGATTTTCGGACGCCCAAACTTTTAAAGCATCTAAACCTCCCTCCAATGCTTCAACTAGTGTGTTTAACTCATCCACAGTGTATCGGAGAAGGACATGTCTGTGTTCTACGTCACatgaacataaaatttttgCATGTTTAAGACAAGCAAATTGATCAGGGGAGCACCTGCAGCCGGTAGCAGATAAGTGTAAATCATAACAGCACCAGAAACATTCTCTCTCACTTTCCAAATCGAAATCGTTTTCCATCTTCAGGAATTTCACATGACCTGGAAGGCACTTTACCCTCTCCTCCTCCATCCGCACCCTTGTCTGTCGAAGTGCAAAAATCATAATAGAAATAGTTTTTACAAAGcataagaagaaaaatatacacCAATAAAAGAACATGCATGAATGTTATATGCAAGCATATCTGCAAGATGTTCATGTTACAGTAGAAAGCGAGCAGTAACTTCACCTTTACAGCCTTTGTGAGCATCCCATCCTTCCCACAGACACTTCTCCACCTCAAACTTCTTGGTGTTTCCCTTCCCAAAACTGACAGCTCCCAAAGAGCCTTGACAGCTTCCTGAGCTGATCCCAATAGAAGCTTGTCATGTGATATTGATGTCTTGCGACGCTGCTCACTGTAAAGCTCAACTGCATGTTGCCCATGTGCTAACCAATCAACGGGAGCGACATTTACTGCCTCTGCGCAATTAAACCCGCAGTTAAATCCAGAGTGGTATGCCCTTGGAAAGGTAAGAACAAACTCCCCAGAATGCTGAACAGCCCGATATACTGGTACACCTTCAGCTTTTAGAACTGaaggagatagttgagtaaCCTGCCCACCAAAGatgaaaaaacataaatttcatcCCCTAGATATGCTCACATTTATATTTAGGAAGTCCAGTAGCTAAAGTCATTGAAATATGAGAAGGGATATATGTGATAGGATTGGTGACAAACTGATAAAAGCTATATAATATAGACAACAATTCACACCCCTCTCCCTTACATACTTATTCTATGATAATCATTATCACCTACTCTGATAGTCTGATCCATGAACTAACAGTTTACATGACATGACAAGACTGAGAAAGATGACTCTAAATTTGAgattaatgaaattgctaacATAAGCGTCCTTCAAGCCAGCAGATTTGACTGCAGAATCATAAGAAAATTGAATACCGATCCTTTTCATTTCGTTATTCTAATACCATATATTTGTTTGAGCTTCGTACAGTTGGTTACCTGTTGTTCAAATCAAGTATAGTAAGGAAGGAGTGAAGTAGATAGTATTCTTACCAGTTCATGAAGTAAATGTGGTTGTTCTTCAAACAAGTCAGGTAGATGCTTTTTCATTGCATTTTCAAGAGAAGAAGCATGACTTCCAGGAACTCCATACCATATCTTTGGATCACCCCAATGATGATAATTTAGTGAATATAGATGGTGGTCCTCAACGtgctttccaaaaaaaaaaaaaaaagaattagtaTTTAGCATTGAAATGAAAGAAAGAGTAACTTAGCTTCTTGGAGTGTGAATGAGTCAGAAGTTTTATTCGTGAACAATTTATAATATACAAGAAAAGATGTACGAGTGTTCAATCTTCTCACAAATATGTTAACCTACCCAGCAAAAAGATGAGAAGCACATTCCAACATAAAGCCATGGCACTAGAACCCCAGAGATATCACTTTCTTCGAAAGACAGTACGGAACCTGGTTGGCGTGGCAGTTTATTTAGATTCCAACCTGACACCACATATGGATCTGAGTCACTCTCAGTCACCATGGACGATGACTTGGGAAACCCACTTCCAAATTTTCCTGTTTCTAAATCAGCTCCATAGTATACCTGCAATATTGCAAAATAAAACATCCTTAAAATATAAAAGAGACATTAGTCTTTTAAAAGTGATACAAACAAAGACAgatatagacaaaagaaaagggCAAAGCCAAAAAACAAACATTCCCCTACCTCAACCTCATCTGTTGGTCGTTCAATTATCCGCCAGTATTCACCTTCAATATCCTCCACAGAGGGTTCCCATTTCTTTTGGTCTATTCCACCAGACACTGGATCTTTCTTAATGTCTTTCATTCCAAAGTAACAGTCTTTAAAATGACCCGCATATTTCTGAAATTCTTCAAGTGTGAAGTCTGATCCAGAATGGAATCCAAACTTCTCTTCAATTTCACAATTAACATTTGCTTCGCTACCAGAATTGGCACGTCTTCTTGTGCTTCCCATTCTTGAGTTCCTCCTCCGTTTTCGCTTTCGGCCTCTGCATTTCTTTTTCATGGGCTCCCTGTTTTGAAGCAAATCAACCTGCTGAGTTCTAGTAGAAAATTTAGTATGTCCCCATGTATCTTTCTCCTTAAGAGGGCAAGGTGGAGTCCAGCAAGATGGAGGGACAATCCGACATATGCCAAATGATTCTGCTTTTGCACGTATCTTTGATATGTAACCAAGCACGTCTTTAAACTCCTAATAAACAGATGGGGCACTACAGAAAGTAAAAATACTGCAATACCATCACAAAAATATACCAATATGACAATTTAACACCATTTTCTGGCAGATGTGTACCTCAACCGATGGATAAAACACAGGAGCTTCATCAATGATGGGCCTGCACGCTTCAGATGGATCCCATCTAGCCATTATCTGATCCACATGAATCAAAATGTCATTTATAAAAAGCATAAATGGGTCAACATGAGAAAGTTGGGAGTTACTTGGATACTGAAATGTTTCTAAATCAGGCCATACCGTATTCATGGAACATAAATGATCATGTTCTGAAAATAATCAATGAATCTACTTGTAACTCTATATGCTCACATTGGCAGTCTACAATTTCATGaaaataaatagttaaatactgTAATTATTGGCATTGTAGGAACTCTTATACATGTAATTTCATTCTGTTAGGTCATTCAAATGAACACAAGCACAGATTTAGGGATACGGCTTGTTTGAACATCGCCAATTGACGTTAACATAAAACTACATTGAACAGAGATTTGACAACCGGTGCCATGCCTATAATGTTCATTCATGTATTTTCCATAGCCAATCGATGCAAAGCACAAAAACTAAATTATTACAGTTTGGACAAAGAAAGCTAAGCATCGGGACGATGAATTTACCTCTTGATTTCGAGGACTTCCCGGGCACTCAAAAGAACCGTTGCCTATCAAATTGTGTTTTGATGAAGGCTCCTGCAAGAAAATCTTATGTTAGAACATCTTTGTTAAGTCTAAATGTACATGCCTGTCCTTAGCACTCCTGACTCCACCTGTCCACTACACATTGTCGTTTATCTATTATGTTGCTGTATCATATTACATCCATCGTCCAAGtttgaaatattattttgagaagaaaaagaaaaagggttcCAGGTAAAAATACCACATGAATGCAAAAAGAGCATAATTAAGTAATAAATAAACAAGGAGCATTTGAGATGAAAACAATCAGATGTGTCAATCCACAAAACATGGTATCTACAGAAGCTGAACCTATACATCAAGCTAATGATTGCCATGGGAGACAGTAGTCTTGTATGCGGTCACTAATCAATGATCTGAACTCAAATCATATTAAGAAAAATCATCTCACTCAAAATCATGTACACGACCACTACCTTATTGGTCTTTCAGTTTCTGGTTTCCTTTGAATATTAATCCAATCCATCCACCTTATGGTCCTCCGAAGGTTTATGTCCTTGAAACGGTAGGCCATCATCTGTTTCCGGTAGGCCATCATCTGTTTCCACTGATTATGCTTGTCTGCTAAGTGGCCATCTACACTACATAAGTGTCTAATATTACTTAAATGATAAGACATCCCTTCATAACCAAGAATTCCTATTGAAAAGAGAACTTTTCTGTAGACAATCCACCCAACTGCAGTCTACACCACGAGCATTTCAACTTCCGGACATAATAGGAATGAGATTCTCAAGTGAACCACAAACAGAAGCTCTAACACTCAACTGTAAGCCTGGGCACATCAAAGGACCTAAGGATTAAAATTCTAGGGCAGAACAGCTGGTACATAACCTCAATGCACCTAAGGCAACTGGAAACTACTCTAGAATACAATGCCCGATCACTGAAAAGAGATTCTATTCCATCTTCCTAAGGATCATCATCAATAGATTCCAGAAATCATATAGTAATATATGTATCTTAAGTATCCAAAAAATCTTGAGTCCTAATAATATTGTTACCAATACCTAATTCTGCCTTCGACCTCATAAAAAGAGAATTGCATCCATAACACAGAAcaagggatgaagaaaaaaaacatgtgAACTTCAATTTATAAAGCATCAATTGACACAATTATAACCAAAGATCTAACGACAATCTCTGCAAAGAAGTTGATGATCAAATGACCATATATCACAAGTGCACATTTAGGTTAACATGGTGCAGATTTTAATCAATCTGGAAAGCCAAACTACCTATTTCTACctgaaaagataaaagaaaagctAAACCATTCGAGGGAAACAAGACAAATAAATGGTCAATTCAGTATcagcaaacaaagaaaacaaactgCACGATCTGCAATTTTCCATGAAACAGGTCAAAAATAACAAAGGAATTGAATGACATGGACATAAATAAATACCTAAAATCAGTCAAAACAGGTTATGCAGATGAATTGAACAGATACTTTAAACAAATGGGTAAATTTCAGAAGAGGAAAAAAGGGAATCTAACCTCCTTAATATGAGATTCTGCTGCCAATTTGAACTGTTCCATTGTCTGGTTTTACTGGGTTTAAAATCAAGAATGACAATATCTATACCGGCAAAGACTCAATCTTTCTACTGACCCATCAAAATCAATGCAGACCAGAACCCATTCCTCAAATCCAATTCACCTTTTCTGAAAGAAAACAAAGGCAAATCCCTAATATTTGCATGCACAAatagaaacagaaaaagaattgaCTGCTTTCCCAATTCCCCAAAAAAACTCACCAAGAATTTTCTTCTGTTCTACTTTGATCAAAGCAAAGTACATATATCAACCAAAccctaattttcttttaaagtaAAACGAAATATCCAAGATATGGCCTTTATTCCTTATTTAAGAACCAAACCAACCCTGCTTATTGACTTagtaaaaaagaataatatttgaaaCCCAATTCAAATATTAATtggaatgaaaaatacataacTAATAATAAAAAGGTACtccaatatttatatatttatttatttgtgtgGTACTtggtaaattaccttagaaaaAGAATGCCAATGGgcttgaaaaataattaatttaaaattttacttaataagaaaaaaaatgaagagagacGTGGAGTACGAAGATAGGAGAGGAACTCCTAGTTCCACGAGGCTATGGATCTTAAGAGTGAAAGTTACAAAAGCaagagaaagatagagagagaagcaGAGACAGAAACCTgacagggagagggagagagggagagagagagagagagagagagagagagagagagagaataacgCCCGCAGTATTAACGGAAAAATCAGCAAAACCAACTAACCAAGCCCACAAACTTCCTACACttgtttatatattggattttgggtttttttttctttgtttctaatTGTTTTTATATGGGAATTTTATCCAAAGAAAAGTAACAAAGTGAAGAAAACAAAGATGGTTAAAAAAACACAGAAGTATAGATGAATACAAAGAGCAAAGACAGGATTGTTACAGCTCTGTGTGTGGATGGAATGAGTGGCATATTTTAGGCAGCTTAGTAAAGATACTGTTACTAAAAGAATGTAATTAACTGGTTAATAAATCATATTCTAGCTGTAGAAAGAGGTTACAATGATAGTTCCAAAGAAGGTTTTTGGTATCTCAATGGGCTTCTCTTTGGTACAAGTTTGATGGGAAGTCACTGGGGCTTGGGTAAATATTTGTAAATTGGGCTAGCAAAGCTCAATTTCAATAACCTCTAATAGCTTAATTTCAATGATGGTGTTGGCCTGGTGATAAGGTGTATGATAATCATACTCTTCCATCAGGGTTCAATCATCTCAGTGACATGAGATCACACATGAATTTTCTATGAGCTTGCCTGACGTGTGTAGTTTGTAGACTAGTATGCAGGTCCGATGAGTTTATTTAGCGCACATCCTAATGGTAGTGATTGTGATCCCACCGTATAAAAAAGGTAACGTGCTTGAAGGGGGTGCTTATGTAATTAGACTAAACATGAAGGACTGATTGCatattatcaaaaaagaaaagaaaatagttaGTTGGGCAATATAGCCCATGCTGAGCCCAATAGTACACAATTGATGGCCCTGTTCTTTTTTGGCCCAGTATATTTGTTTTATCAAATCAGTTTGGACTCTTCATTGACATATACAGGCAAATTGCATGGCTTCTTTCCGTTAAGACTGGTTTTGGTAAGTCTGATTCCGGTTGACTCATTCTCACTTTGACTTTTCTTTGGCGCGTATGATACCTTTGATCTTCATGTCAATTACTGTTACTGAGTCAAagcacttttttttgtttctccgAGAACACCACCATACCCATATGAATCTAAACTGGTTCGCGCACACGAAAATTTCTCACCTAATGACGATAtgataagttggatcaaaactCCGCGCATGATCACAAGGATATTGATGCAATAAGAATCGAACTTAGAACTTCCCGAGTACATacaatttgattgacaatcgcaAAAGCAGCGAGAACACCATTTCCAGTTCTCATCCTCAAAATATACATTTCACTTGTGAATTTCTTTGAACCTTGTATTGTAAACTATTTGTTTGAATGAACGGCATTTACAGCTATCCCCAACAAAATGTACAAAACCAATATTTTCTTTCACCTTCCTGGTAGTTCATTGTAAGAATTTGAACTGCTATTCTCCGAATAACAGCAGATTATCTCGAATCTCGTTGTTTATTCTCTGTTGCTACGCCAACGACAACGTTGCTCACCTGTGACATTCAACATTCATTGGCTCAAGTTTTGCTAGCAAGGAACGAAATCACAGAGAGAATTTTGAGGCTCAGGGCCAACGATGCCATAACTTAAAGCGTGTAAGTTGAGTTACTTACCAATCTGCCACTCTCATCGACAGACGTGGGATTCTCAACGACGACAGTTTGGCTCTGAGATTGAGTGGTTACCTGCAGGATGCAGTAAATACAACAAAGAAAGCATAATTGGCAAGAGATCAAGTGAGTTAAATTCTGTCAAGGAGAATATCAACATAGTTCAGTATCTTACTGTTGAAGCATGGGGTATTGCATTGGAGTCAACTGCGACATTAGGTCTATTTGCCAGAAGTGGAATCCTTGCATTGCCCCTCTGCAACACATAAAAATGAAAGCGGATGGGAATAGACATCAGTGTCACTTTTACCATGAGCACAACTATTAATTAGGTAAGATGAACACGTCAAGTCAACTATTAACTTGATCCATTTACTTTCTAAAACTTATTACTTGAAAGTGCATCATCATACACAGTCTATGAAAGATGAGATTGCATCTCCATCTCCAAAATTATCATAAAAAAATGCTCCAACTAGAAGAAAAAGGAAGTAGCGGATGCTGAGAAAAATACCAATGAATAAACAACAACCACTCGATTTAAGAATCATCTTCTCCTGGACTTTGACTCATTAACATATGCAGCCGTAAATGACCAGAGAAATCTTATTAACAATCAAACAGCATAATCATCGGCTCATCCACCCCCATAAGTGACACAGAATATTTTGAGCGCATGTTCATCATCAATAAGAGAAAACCCTTAGTATTTTTGTCTAGAACTTGTTCAAAACACtgtatttttaaaaagaaaggaAGCAAGCTTCATTCGAGGATTACGTTCAATAAGAGATTATTATGTAAACTTACATCAAAAAATGTAACGTATTGACAGACTGCACATTTCACAGATGGGGCTCCATATGGATACATAAGTGTCATCCGACAGTTGCGACAATTGACGTGAGCAACCTGATTGGAAGCTTTTCCATGTAAAGATCCAAGGAACATCAGAGAATGCGTCAGTAAGGAGGCTGAGGTAGCAAAAAaccagaaaggaaaaaaaagaaaagaaaagaaaagaaaaacaaacgaCATAGAAGAGGAAGGTAATGATGTAAAGGAATAAAGGAATAAACATCACTTGTAAAATCTTTACTAACAAACCAGGAATGTAATAACGGGAAATTAACGGATAAGGAGGCAAGAAGAGGAACGTAAATACAGAAGAGGCATGGATCCAAATCCAAAAGCCTCCAATGAAAAGCATGTAAGTTTTACTCTGAAGTTTCCGGGACACCCTATTGACAAGAGAGCGATGCAACTGGAGCTTCTATTAAAGTCTTTGAGTCTTAAATCTGGTGGCAACTACTAGCATAGCAGGATGCAAAGAATTTGATGGTGGATCCCATCCAAATTAAAAATCTAGCCACTATACCCAAAAAGGAGAAGCTGAGAAGGGAGCACCATGTTTAGGGAATTAAAATTCACATATGTTTTACCTGGTGCAAGGTTCATGGCGTGACAGTATAAGCATCTCACAATTGTATCCCCCCTAGCATACGACAGCAGTGCCCTACATACTCCAcatataatttgaaacatttccATCCCTGCATGTACATTGTACAAACTTGGGCAATCATTCCTCTAGTCAAAAATATATGTTTAGAAATTAGAACTCAGCCTATTACCACATCGGACttccaaattttcttgttcAGCGGTTCCATTGCATGGACACAACactaattgcaaacataacatCCATCCTTATTttcaatgaagatgaagaaaggGGACAAGAAACTTACCAGGAGGAGCGAAGGAAGTGACTATATTGCATCGAGTACAGATTATATTTGCTGCTCCTCTAGGATAAAGAAGAATGCTCCTACACCCGCCACACACATGCTGGCTCTGCATCGCTGCAGTGTGATAAACCCACATAAGATCACAAGAAGCAACTATAAATATAAGAAAGACAGCTGAAATCATTAAAGCATTCATCCCAAATTAACACCAAGAATGTTGCTCGAACGGATCCTCCCAAATTAAAACCTCTGCCTCAAGGTTTACTAAGTATGTGTTA is a genomic window of Tripterygium wilfordii isolate XIE 37 chromosome 16, ASM1340144v1, whole genome shotgun sequence containing:
- the LOC119980997 gene encoding lysine-specific demethylase JMJ18-like isoform X3 is translated as MKKKCRGRKRKRRRNSRMGSTRRRANSGSEANVNCEIEEKFGFHSGSDFTLEEFQKYAGHFKDCYFGMKDIKKDPVSGGIDQKKWEPSVEDIEGEYWRIIERPTDEVEVYYGADLETGKFGSGFPKSSSMVTESDSDPYVVSGWNLNKLPRQPGSVLSFEESDISGVLVPWLYVGMCFSSFCWHVEDHHLYSLNYHHWGDPKIWYGVPGSHASSLENAMKKHLPDLFEEQPHLLHELVTQLSPSVLKAEGVPVYRAVQHSGEFVLTFPRAYHSGFNCGFNCAEAVNVAPVDWLAHGQHAVELYSEQRRKTSISHDKLLLGSAQEAVKALWELSVLGRETPRSLRWRSVCGKDGMLTKAVKTRVRMEEERVKCLPGHVKFLKMENDFDLESERECFWCCYDLHLSATGCRCSPDQFACLKHAKILCSCDVEHRHVLLRYTVDELNTLVEALEGGLDALKVWASENLGTISVNEKGAPADELDAKGELFRPDSPVKQNLSCSPVAEEVIDTSAPIRSSSHVLSEEVQSALQSSSVSHLTTDHHVSTSNDCLVKGKEVNVGQQGCPDLNLDVDSADHESGVIYVSKSYDTKDISDAEEIQMSVCKRKKICSSDAAKQIDIVVLDCDFNSSESHEPNRDLSSSSVVRHGCSNGGKKLFGVDLLVPSANSVASSNISLKSNDVDISDLKVADQSYLVGRLDFSVVPLSFGSVMSGKPWCNSQAIFPKGFKSRVKFFSVLNPAKVCSYISEVLDAGFLGPLFKVTLEEHPNESFTTASAEECWKMVLQRVNKEIARRKNSGERHLPPVQAAQSINGLEMFGFLSPPIIEAIEALDPGHLSSQYWKDRIATSSGSSAVNQYPSAAGKDAKLFGFCLRKADPDTPSLRDEHSVGENKRLALQQLFRKANPPTL
- the LOC119980997 gene encoding lysine-specific demethylase JMJ18-like isoform X1, translating into MEQFKLAAESHIKEEPSSKHNLIGNGSFECPGSPRNQEIMARWDPSEACRPIIDEAPVFYPSVEEFKDVLGYISKIRAKAESFGICRIVPPSCWTPPCPLKEKDTWGHTKFSTRTQQVDLLQNREPMKKKCRGRKRKRRRNSRMGSTRRRANSGSEANVNCEIEEKFGFHSGSDFTLEEFQKYAGHFKDCYFGMKDIKKDPVSGGIDQKKWEPSVEDIEGEYWRIIERPTDEVEVYYGADLETGKFGSGFPKSSSMVTESDSDPYVVSGWNLNKLPRQPGSVLSFEESDISGVLVPWLYVGMCFSSFCWHVEDHHLYSLNYHHWGDPKIWYGVPGSHASSLENAMKKHLPDLFEEQPHLLHELVTQLSPSVLKAEGVPVYRAVQHSGEFVLTFPRAYHSGFNCGFNCAEAVNVAPVDWLAHGQHAVELYSEQRRKTSISHDKLLLGSAQEAVKALWELSVLGRETPRSLRWRSVCGKDGMLTKAVKTRVRMEEERVKCLPGHVKFLKMENDFDLESERECFWCCYDLHLSATGCRCSPDQFACLKHAKILCSCDVEHRHVLLRYTVDELNTLVEALEGGLDALKVWASENLGTISVNEKGAPADELDAKGELFRPDSPVKQNLSCSPVAEEVIDTSAPIRSSSHVLSEEVQSALQSSSVSHLTTDHHVSTSNDCLVKGKEVNVGQQGCPDLNLDVDSADHESGVIYVSKSYDTKDISDAEEIQMSVCKRKKICSSDAAKQIDIVVLDCDFNSSESHEPNRDLSSSSVVRHGCSNGGKKLFGVDLLVPSANSVASSNISLKSNDVDISDLKVADQSYLVGRLDFSVVPLSFGSVMSGKPWCNSQAIFPKGFKSRVKFFSVLNPAKVCSYISEVLDAGFLGPLFKVTLEEHPNESFTTASAEECWKMVLQRVNKEIARRKNSGERHLPPVQAAQSINGLEMFGFLSPPIIEAIEALDPGHLSSQYWKDRIATSSGSSAVNQYPSAAGKDAKLFGFCLRKADPDTPSLRDEHSVGENKRLALQQLFRKANPPTL
- the LOC119980997 gene encoding lysine-specific demethylase JMJ18-like isoform X2 → MNTIMARWDPSEACRPIIDEAPVFYPSVEEFKDVLGYISKIRAKAESFGICRIVPPSCWTPPCPLKEKDTWGHTKFSTRTQQVDLLQNREPMKKKCRGRKRKRRRNSRMGSTRRRANSGSEANVNCEIEEKFGFHSGSDFTLEEFQKYAGHFKDCYFGMKDIKKDPVSGGIDQKKWEPSVEDIEGEYWRIIERPTDEVEVYYGADLETGKFGSGFPKSSSMVTESDSDPYVVSGWNLNKLPRQPGSVLSFEESDISGVLVPWLYVGMCFSSFCWHVEDHHLYSLNYHHWGDPKIWYGVPGSHASSLENAMKKHLPDLFEEQPHLLHELVTQLSPSVLKAEGVPVYRAVQHSGEFVLTFPRAYHSGFNCGFNCAEAVNVAPVDWLAHGQHAVELYSEQRRKTSISHDKLLLGSAQEAVKALWELSVLGRETPRSLRWRSVCGKDGMLTKAVKTRVRMEEERVKCLPGHVKFLKMENDFDLESERECFWCCYDLHLSATGCRCSPDQFACLKHAKILCSCDVEHRHVLLRYTVDELNTLVEALEGGLDALKVWASENLGTISVNEKGAPADELDAKGELFRPDSPVKQNLSCSPVAEEVIDTSAPIRSSSHVLSEEVQSALQSSSVSHLTTDHHVSTSNDCLVKGKEVNVGQQGCPDLNLDVDSADHESGVIYVSKSYDTKDISDAEEIQMSVCKRKKICSSDAAKQIDIVVLDCDFNSSESHEPNRDLSSSSVVRHGCSNGGKKLFGVDLLVPSANSVASSNISLKSNDVDISDLKVADQSYLVGRLDFSVVPLSFGSVMSGKPWCNSQAIFPKGFKSRVKFFSVLNPAKVCSYISEVLDAGFLGPLFKVTLEEHPNESFTTASAEECWKMVLQRVNKEIARRKNSGERHLPPVQAAQSINGLEMFGFLSPPIIEAIEALDPGHLSSQYWKDRIATSSGSSAVNQYPSAAGKDAKLFGFCLRKADPDTPSLRDEHSVGENKRLALQQLFRKANPPTL
- the LOC119981218 gene encoding protein LSD1-like — its product is MQSQHVCGGCRSILLYPRGAANIICTRCNIVTSFAPPGMEMFQIICGVCRALLSYARGDTIVRCLYCHAMNLAPGKTKASNQVAHVNCRNCRMTLMYPYGAPSVKCAVCQYVTFFDCFEQVLDKNTKGFLLLMMNMRSKYSVSLMGVDEPMIMLIRYFLFLLVGAFFYDNFGDGDAISSFIDCRGNARIPLLANRPNVAVDSNAIPHASTVTTQSQSQTVVVENPTSVDESGRLVSNVVVGVATENKQRDSR